ATCCGGATGAGGCCATGAACGCCGCCCAGAGCAGTCTGGAGGCCACTTATTACCTGCCGCACCTGGCCCAGGCCCCCATGGAGCCGATGGTGGCGGTGGCGCGCTTTCTCGACGGGCGCTGTGAAGCCTGGGCGCCGAGCCAGGCGCCTCAGGTGACCCGTGAGCGGATCGCCGAGCGCCTGGGCATCGGCTTTGATCAGGTCACGGTCAATGTCACCTTGCTGGGCGGCGGTTTTGGGCGCAAATCCAAGCCGGACTTCATTCTGGAGGCGGCCATCCTGGCCAAGGCCTTTCCCGGCAAGGCGGTGCGGGTGCAGTGGACCCGGGAGGACGATATCCATCACTCCTACTTCCATACCGTGTCGGCGGAGTACCTCAAGGCCGGCTTGAACGAGGACGGCATGCCCGCCGCATGGCTGCATCGCACCGTGGCCCCGAGCATCACTGCGCTGTTCGCCCCGGGGATGAACCACGAGGGCGCCTTCGAGCTGGGCATGGGCTTCACCAACATGGCCTATGCGATTCCCAATGTGCGCCTGGAAAACCCCGAAGCTGCGGCCCATACCCGGGTGGGCTGGTATCGCTCGGTGTCAAACATTCCCCACGGCTTCGCCATTCAGAGTTTTGTCGACGAACTGGCCCACAAGGCGGGCCAGGACCCACTGAAGTACCAGCTCAAGCTGCTGGGGCCGGACCGTCAGATCGATCCGCGAACCCTGAGCGAAGAGTGGAATTACGGCGAGTCCCCGGAGCGTTACCCGATCGACACCGGGCGCATGCGTGCGGTACTGGAAACCGCGGCCAAGGCCGCCGGGTGGGGCCGCTCGCTGCCCAAGGGGCGTGGCCTGGGGCTGGCGATGCACTACAGCTTCGTGACCTATGTGGCAGCGGTGATCGAGGTGGAGGTCAAGGACGATGGCACGCTGATTGTGCACCAGGCCGACATCGCCGTGGATTGCGGCCCGCAGATCAACCCCGAGCGTATCCGCTCGCAGTTCGAGGGCGCCTGTGTCATGGGCCTGGGCAATGCGGTGCTGGGGGAAATCAGCTTCAAGGACGGCAAGGTGCAGCAGGACAACTTCCACATGTACGAGGTGGCGCGCATGTCCCTGGCGCCCAAGCAGGTGCAGGTGCACCTGGTAACGCCGCCGGGGGAGGTGCCGTTGGGCGGTGTTGGCGAGCCCGGCGTGCCGCCGATTGCCCCGGCTCTGTGCAATGCGATCTTCGCCGCTACCGGCAAGCGCATCCGCAATCTGCCGGTGCGTTATCAGTTGCAAGGCTGGCAGCAGGCGGGTGCCTGATGGACAGTGTCGACCTGAATGTCCTGCGCAGCGTGCTGGAGTGGCGCCGTGCCGGGCGCGGGGTGCTGCTCTACAGCGTGGTCCAGACCTGGGGCAGCGCGCCGCGCCCTCCGGGCGCCATGCTTGCCCTGCGCGACGACGGCGTGGTGATCGGCTCGGTGTCCGGCGGCTGCATCGAGGACGACCTGATCAGCCGCCTCGGGGACGGGCGTCTCGCACCGCAGGGGCCGCCGGTGCAACTGGTGACTTACGGTGTGACGGTGGAGGAGGCGGCGCGTTTCGGTCTGCCCTGTGGCGGCACCCTGCGTTTGACCGAGGAGCGGGTCGGCGATCCGTCCTGGGTCGCCGAGTTGCTGCAACGTTGCGCGGCGCATCAGATCGTGGCCCGGGAGTTGAACCTGAGCACCGGCCAGGTGCTGCTCAAGGCAGCGGGCAAGCGGGATGAGCTGGCGTTTGACGGTGTCACCCTGCGGGCGATCTACGGACCGCGCTGGCGCCTGTTGCTGATCGGCGCCGGGCAGCTGTCTCGTTATGTGGCGCAAATGGCGCGTCTCTTGGATTTCGAGGTGCTGGTCTGTGATCCGCGCCAGGAGTTCGTGCATGGCTGGGAGGAGCAGGATGGACGCCTGGTCGCCGGCATGCCCGACGATGCGGTGTTGAGTATCGAGCCGGATGAGCGCACGGCGGTGGTGGCCCTGACCCATGATCCGCGTCTGGACGATATGGCGCTGCTGACGGCCCTCGATTCCCCGGCGTTTTATGTCGGCGCCCTGGGTTCGCGGGTCAATAGCCAGAAGCGCCGGGACAATCTGGCCCTGCTGGGATTGTCGAGCGCGGCCATCGAGCGCTTGCACGGGCCGGTGGGGCTGCACATTGGCAGTCATACTCCGGCGGAGATTGCCCTTTCGCTGATGGCGCAGATCGTGGCGCTGAAAAATGGTGTCGAGCCCCTGTCGCAGCAGCCGGTGGCGCGCGTGGCCGAGGTGGCCGGATGAGTCCCTGGCCTTGCGCGATCATCCTGGCGGCGGGGCAGGGCAGTCGTTATCGGCAGGCGCTCGCAGACGATCAGGACAAGTTGCTGGCGCCTTGTGTGGGGCGCGATGGCGTAGAGCGGCCGGTGCTGGAGCAGGTGCTGGTCAACCTGCCTGCCGAAGTGGTACGGCGAGTGCTGGTCACGACGCCGGGACGGCCGCGGGTGGCGGAGCTGGGGCGGGCTTATGGTTGTCAGGTGTTGTTGCTGGACTCGCCGGGTATGGGGCACAGCCTGGCAGCCGCGGTAGCGGCCAGTGTCGACGCCAATGGCTGGGTGGTGTTGCTGGGGGACATGCCTTTCATCCTGCCGGCCAGCATAAGGCGGGTGATCGCGGGGTTGACCGAGGAGAACATCAGCGTGCCGCGGCTGGGGGACGATCTGGGGCATCCGGTGGGGTTTGGTCGGGTTTATGCCGCTGCGTTGCAGGGGTTGTCCGGTGATCGTGGCGCCAGGTGTCTGTTTGCTGCGGGCAAGGTGGTCGAAGTGCCCTTGAGCGACCCGGGCGTGGTGTGGGATGTGGATCTGCCGGCAGCGCTGGTGTTTCGCGAGCATTGAATGGCAGGCATGAAAAAGCCCCGCCCGGTTACCCGGGCGGGGCTTTTTCATTACCGATGGAGTCAGGCGAGAGGTTTAGGCTCGTGCTGCTTTTCCTCGGTGTGGGCTACGTGCTCAACGGCGTGCTCGACGTTGTGCGGTGCCTCTTCCACCACCGGGGCAGGTTGCTCTGCCACAGGTTCGGTGACCGGCGCAGGTGCTGCTTCAGCCGCCTCGACAGGCGCTGGAGCGGCTTCGACCACCACTGGCGCTTCGACCGGAGCGGGCTCGGCAGCAGCCACCGCTTCAACCGGGGCGGCAGCGGCAGCCAGCTCGGCTTCCTTCTGCAGACGCTCGGCTTCACGCTTGCGACGGCGCACTTCGCGCGGATCGTTTGGTGCGCGACCGTTGCTGGTCAGGGCGCTCACCGGAGCCGCTTCAACCACTGGAGCCGGGGCTTCGGTGACGACAGGGGCAACAGCCGGTGCAGGCTCTTCAGCCTGGGCAGGCTGCTGGGCAATCACTGGCTGCTCGATGGCAACAGGTTCAGCGGCCGGGGCCGGAGCTTCCTGGGCAGGCTCGATGGCTGTTTCCTCAACCACCGGCGCCTGGACCGCAGGTTCTGCGACAGGCTGCTCGGCTACCACAGGTTGTGCTTCGACAGTCACGGCGGGTTCGGCGGCGACTTCAACCTGAGGCTGCTCTGCAACAACCGGAGCAACTTCGGCCGCTGGGGCCTGTTCGATTGGGGCCAGTTCAACAGCTGGAGCAGCCGGCGCTTCCACTTCAGTAGTGGCTTCGACCACAGGTGCTTGCGGAGCCTGCTCTGCAACAGCGGCGGTCGCGCGTTCGGCTTGCTGATGCGCTTGTGCTTCAGCGTTGGCGCTGATGGCGGTGCTGGCAACAGCGGCAGTGACCGCGAGGCCGGCGGCCAGATCGGCGCTGCTTGGCTCTTCGGCGTTCTCTTCCGAACCCTCGATCACGTTGCCGTTGGCATCACGCTGACGCTCGCGACGGTTGCTGCGACGACGCTGGCCGCGGGAGCGACGGCGTGGACGTTCGCCGTCGGCGTTGTCCTGGCCTTCTTCCTGCAGTTGCTCTTCGTTCGGCAGTGCTTCTTCTTCGCTGGCGGCAGCGGCCTGAGCCTGTTCGGCGCGTGGCTGACGCTCTTCGCGCGGCGGACGCGGCTGGCGCTCTTCCCGTGGCGGACGAGCCGGGCGTTCTTCGGCAACGGCAACGGCGGCGGTAGCAGCGGCGGCGGCCGGAGCGGCATCCAGAGGCTCGCGCAGTTCGCGAACACGCTCTTCACGCTCGCCACGTGGCTTGCGGTCTTCACGTGGGGCGCGTGGTTGACGCTCTTCGCGCGGAGCACGTGGTGCGCGTTCTTCGCGGGCTACACCTTGGACTTCTTCGCGAGCTTCACGCACTTCGCGAGGTTGACGCTCTTCCCGTGGTGCGCGCTCTTCACGCGGTGCACGTTCTTCACGTGGCTTGCGCTCTTCGTCGCGGCGACCGTTGCGGTTACGGCTCTGTTGACGGCCGTTGCGACGCTGCTCTTCGTTGTTGCGGGCAGGGCGCTCGGTTGCCGGCTTCTCGACCACGACCGGAGCGGCCGGCTCTTCCTTGGAGGCGAACAGGCTGACCAGGGACTTGACCAGGCCTTTGAACAGGCTTGGCTCGGCAGCAACCGGGGCTGGAGCGGCAACCGGAGCGACGGCTTCGGTCGGCACAGGGGCATTGGCGCGGGCCGGTGCGGTCTTCACCGCGGCTTCCTGGCGAACCAGGGTGCGGGTGGCGGCGGCTGGCTGTACTTCTTCGGCTTCGGCTGCGGCCGCGGCGATTTCGTAGCTGGACTGGTTGATGTTGGCTTCCGGGCTGTCATCGCGTAGACGCTGGACTTCGAAGTGCGGCGTTTCGAGGTGATCGTTCGGCAGGATGACGATGCGGGCACGGGTGCGCAGTTCGATCTTGGTGATCGAGTTGCGTTTTTCGTTGAGCAGGAAGGCGGCGACCGGAATCGGCACTTGGGCGCGAACTTCGGCGGTGCGGTCTTTCAGGGCTTCTTCTTCGATCAGGCGCAGGATCGCCAGGGACAGCGATTCGACGTCACGGATGATGCCGGTGCCATTGCAGCGTGGGCAGACGATGCCGCTGCTTTCGCCCAGGGAAGGGCGCAGGCGCTGACGGGACATTTCCAGCAGGCCGAAGCGCGAGATGCGGCCGATCTGCACGCGGGCGCGGTCGGCTTCCAGGCATTCGCGGACTTTTTCTTCCACGGCGCGCTGGTTCTTGGCTGGGGTCATGTCGATGAAGTCGATGACAATCAGGCCGCCGATATCACGCAGACGCAGTTGGCGAGCGATTTCTTCCGCTGCTTCCAGGTTGGTCTGCAGGGCGGTTTCTTCGATGTCGCTGCCTTTGGTGGCGCGAGCCGAGTTGATGTCGATGGACACCAGGGCTTCGGTCGGGTCGATGACGATGGAGCCGCCGGAAGGCAGTTCGACCACGCGCTGGAAGGCGGTTTCGATCTGGCTTTCGATCTGGAAGCGGTTGAACAGCGGCACGCTGTCTTCGTACAGCTTGATCTTGCTGGCGTACTGCGGCATCACCTGGCGGATGAAGGTCAGGGCTTCGTCCTGGGCTTCAACGCTGTCGATCAGCACTTCGCCGATGTCCTGGCGCAGGTAGTCGCGGATCGCGCGGATGATCACGTTGCTTTCCTGGTAGATCAGGAATGGCGCGGAGCGATCCAGGGAGGCTTCCTTGATGGCGGTCCAGAGTTGCAGCAGGTAATCCAGGTCCCACTGCATCTCTTCGCTGCTGCGACCCAGGCCGGCGGTGCGCACGATCAGGCCCATGTCGGCAGGAGCTACCAGGCCGTTCAGCGCTTCACGCAGTTCGTTGCGCTCTTCGCCTTCGATGCGGCGGGAGATGCCGCCGGCACGCGGGTTGTTCGGCATCAGTACCAGGTAGCGACCGGCGAGGCTGATGAAGGTGGTCAGGGCGGCGCCCTTGTTGCCACGCTCTTCTTTCTCGACCTGGACGATGACTTCCTGGCCTTCGCTCAGGACGTCCTTGATGTTGACGCGGCCTTCGGGGGCTTTCTTGAAGTATTCGCGGGAGATTTCTTTGAGGGGCAGGAAGCCGTGGCGCTCAGAGCCGAAGTCGACAAAGGCAGCCTCGAGGCTTGGTTCGATGCGAGTGATGCGGCCTTTATAGATGTTGGCCTTTTTCTGCTCGCGTGCACCGGACTCGATGTCCAGATCGTAGAGGCGCTGGCCATCTACCAGGGCAACACGCAACTCTTCGGGTTGAGTTGCGTTAATCAGCATTCTTTTCATGTAGTACCGTCGGTTTCCGGGCTGCCGGAAACGGCGTTCGGCACACACGACTTCTCACGGTCGGTGTCAGGTGCGTCAGGAGTGGTTGACCACTCGAGTGTCTAGCGAGGTTCGTCCGAATAACTAAGAACGAAGTCGCGACTCACGCGTCCTGCTTGCTGTGGTGACTAAGGCACCGCTTAAGCAAAAGTCTGTCAGGAGGAGGAATCAACCGGCGACTGTGGACGAGATGAAGCGTCTTGAATAAAGCCTAATGCTACACAGTCCGACGGTTGTGCATCTCCACCCTACACGTATCCCTGATAATTCGGGTGCTGCCGCGCGCAGAATCCGCAGCGGGTTGGCATTTACCGTGAACTCCGAAAGGGGAGGTCACGCATCATGGCTAAAGGCGTTGTTTCCACAACCTTCGCTTGGGGTTGTCAGGCGCTGACTGCACTTTGTGAACTGGCCGTTAATCGCTGCATAAAAGGCGAGTGATAACTCTGCTTTTTACGGGTTTCAGGCCTCATGTCACCTGCGCTTGTTACAACGTCAGACTCTTCCGGTATGTAGCGAGAGCTGCGTAGGACGGCCTTGCGTCCTTATGAATTGCGTTGGTCAGGGCCGGCTAGTTGCCGCTGTTCCGCTGTCCAGCCGCTTTTGGCGGCGTTCGCGACTATAGCAGCAATCATTAAGTGCTTCAAATCCATAAAAAATTGTTATCATTCGCGCCATGACGACTACTGCCCCCTCGACTCCAGGCGTTCAATTGCTTGAGGTCTCGCCGGAATATGCCGGCCAACGTATTGATAACTTCCTTCTCGCGCGACTCAAAGGCGTGCCCAAGACCTTGATTTATCGCATTTTGCGTAAAGGCGAAGTGCGGGTGAACAAGGGGCGCATCAAGCCCGAGTACAAGCTGCAGGCCGGTGATGTTGTGCGCGTGCCGCCGGTGCGCGTGCCCGAGCGCGACGAGCCGGTGCCGCTGGCTCAAGGGTTGTTGCAGCGACTGGAAGCCTCGATTGTCTTTGAAGACAAGGCGCTGATTGTGATCAACAAGCCCGCCGGCATTGCCGTGCACGGCGGCAGCGGCCTGAATTTCGGGGTGATCGAAGCCTTTCGTCAGTTGCGTCCGGATGCCAAGGAGCTGGAGCTGGTGCATCGCCTCGATCGCGACACCTCCGGTCTGCTGATGATCGCGAAGAAGCGCAGCATGTTGCGCCACCTGCACGCCGCGCTGCGTGGTGATGGTGTGGACAAGCGCTACATGGCACTGGTGCGTGGCCACTGGGCAACGGCCCTGAAGCAGGTGCGCGCGCCTTTGCTCAAGAGCAACCTGCGTTCTGGCGAGCGCATGGTGGAGGTCAATGAAGAAGGGAAGGAGGCCTTGACGGTGTTCAAGGTGCTGCGCCGCTTCGGCGAGTTCGCCACCATGGTCGAGGCCAAGCCGGTGACTGGCCGCACTCACCAGATTCGCGTGCACACCCTGCATGCCGGGCACTGCATTGCCGGTGACAGCAAGTACGGCGACGATGATTTCACCCGCGAGATTCGCGAATTGGGCGGCAAGCGCCTGTTCCTTCACGCCTATATGTTGACGGTGCCGCTGCCTGATGGCGGCGAGCTGAAGCTGCAGGCGCCGGTGGATGAAATGTGGGCCAAGACCGTGGAGCGCTTGAGTGCACCCTGATTACCAGCTGTTGATCTTCGATTGGGACGGCACTCTGGCGGATTCCATTGGTCGGATTGTCGAGTCGATGCATGTGTCGGCCGATCGCTCCGGTTTTCCCCGGCGTGACGATTTTGCCGTCAAGGGCATCATCGGTCTTGGCTTGCCGGAGGCGATTCGTACCTTGTATCCCGAAATCGACGAAGGTCAGTTGATGGCCTTTCGTCAGCATTACGCGGATCACTACATCGCGCTGGAGGCTGAGCCTTCGCCGTTGTTTGCTGGCGTGGTGCAGTCTCTGGAGGCTTTCCGGGCCGAGGGTTATCGGTTGGCAGTTGCCACGGGCAAGGCCCGGCGCGGATTGGGTCGGGTGCTGAAGGCTCATGGCTGGGAAGAATATTTCGATATCACCCGGGCGGCCGACGAAACCGCCAGCAAGCCTCATCCGTTGATGCTGGAGGAAATTCTTGCTCATTGCGGAGTCGGGCCAAGGCAGGCTCTGATGGTTGGCGATTCCTCCTTTGATCTGTTGATGGCGCGCAATGCCGGCATGGATTCGGTGGCCGTTAGCTACGGTGCCCAGTCCATCGAGGCTTTGCAGGCCTTCGAGCCGCGCTTGTCCATCGACCGTTTTCCTCAATTGCATGCCTGGCTGAGTCAGGCTGCCGAATAAGTTTTTGCTGGGGTAGCAGGCATGAGCGACGAATGGAAAGCGCCAAGCAAGGCGGGCGCTGAAGAGAGTGATGACAAGAGCTGGAAGCTACTGGAAAAGACGCTCCTGGCCGGTGTCCAGGAGCAGCG
This genomic stretch from Pseudomonas sp. Os17 harbors:
- a CDS encoding nucleotidyltransferase family protein, whose protein sequence is MSPWPCAIILAAGQGSRYRQALADDQDKLLAPCVGRDGVERPVLEQVLVNLPAEVVRRVLVTTPGRPRVAELGRAYGCQVLLLDSPGMGHSLAAAVAASVDANGWVVLLGDMPFILPASIRRVIAGLTEENISVPRLGDDLGHPVGFGRVYAAALQGLSGDRGARCLFAAGKVVEVPLSDPGVVWDVDLPAALVFREH
- a CDS encoding xanthine dehydrogenase family protein molybdopterin-binding subunit, with amino-acid sequence MNRLLSDFALCNLSRRGFLKGVGATGALVLAASWGWQQAFAEEQKFGADGMPHGWVDDPKVYVSIAGDGSVTVICNRSEMGQGVRTSLSMVVADELEADWAQVKVRQAPGDETRFGNQDTDGSRSMRHWYEPMRRCGAAARTMLEQAAAAQWQVPPSECRAQLHKVVHTPSGRELGYGALAAAAAALAVPARDGLRLKQPSEFRYIGKEATRAIDGQDIVNGRAVYGADVHFEGMLFAAVARPPVYGGKVKSVDDSAALKVPGVIKVMPIDGRPLPSEFQPLGGVAVVASNTWAAIKGRDALKIEWDDGVNAGYNSVEYRKELEAAAQKPGKVVRSTGNPDEAMNAAQSSLEATYYLPHLAQAPMEPMVAVARFLDGRCEAWAPSQAPQVTRERIAERLGIGFDQVTVNVTLLGGGFGRKSKPDFILEAAILAKAFPGKAVRVQWTREDDIHHSYFHTVSAEYLKAGLNEDGMPAAWLHRTVAPSITALFAPGMNHEGAFELGMGFTNMAYAIPNVRLENPEAAAHTRVGWYRSVSNIPHGFAIQSFVDELAHKAGQDPLKYQLKLLGPDRQIDPRTLSEEWNYGESPERYPIDTGRMRAVLETAAKAAGWGRSLPKGRGLGLAMHYSFVTYVAAVIEVEVKDDGTLIVHQADIAVDCGPQINPERIRSQFEGACVMGLGNAVLGEISFKDGKVQQDNFHMYEVARMSLAPKQVQVHLVTPPGEVPLGGVGEPGVPPIAPALCNAIFAATGKRIRNLPVRYQLQGWQQAGA
- a CDS encoding HAD-IA family hydrolase, translated to MHPDYQLLIFDWDGTLADSIGRIVESMHVSADRSGFPRRDDFAVKGIIGLGLPEAIRTLYPEIDEGQLMAFRQHYADHYIALEAEPSPLFAGVVQSLEAFRAEGYRLAVATGKARRGLGRVLKAHGWEEYFDITRAADETASKPHPLMLEEILAHCGVGPRQALMVGDSSFDLLMARNAGMDSVAVSYGAQSIEALQAFEPRLSIDRFPQLHAWLSQAAE
- the rne gene encoding ribonuclease E; this translates as MKRMLINATQPEELRVALVDGQRLYDLDIESGAREQKKANIYKGRITRIEPSLEAAFVDFGSERHGFLPLKEISREYFKKAPEGRVNIKDVLSEGQEVIVQVEKEERGNKGAALTTFISLAGRYLVLMPNNPRAGGISRRIEGEERNELREALNGLVAPADMGLIVRTAGLGRSSEEMQWDLDYLLQLWTAIKEASLDRSAPFLIYQESNVIIRAIRDYLRQDIGEVLIDSVEAQDEALTFIRQVMPQYASKIKLYEDSVPLFNRFQIESQIETAFQRVVELPSGGSIVIDPTEALVSIDINSARATKGSDIEETALQTNLEAAEEIARQLRLRDIGGLIVIDFIDMTPAKNQRAVEEKVRECLEADRARVQIGRISRFGLLEMSRQRLRPSLGESSGIVCPRCNGTGIIRDVESLSLAILRLIEEEALKDRTAEVRAQVPIPVAAFLLNEKRNSITKIELRTRARIVILPNDHLETPHFEVQRLRDDSPEANINQSSYEIAAAAAEAEEVQPAAATRTLVRQEAAVKTAPARANAPVPTEAVAPVAAPAPVAAEPSLFKGLVKSLVSLFASKEEPAAPVVVEKPATERPARNNEEQRRNGRQQSRNRNGRRDEERKPREERAPREERAPREERQPREVREAREEVQGVAREERAPRAPREERQPRAPREDRKPRGEREERVRELREPLDAAPAAAAATAAVAVAEERPARPPREERQPRPPREERQPRAEQAQAAAASEEEALPNEEQLQEEGQDNADGERPRRRSRGQRRRSNRRERQRDANGNVIEGSEENAEEPSSADLAAGLAVTAAVASTAISANAEAQAHQQAERATAAVAEQAPQAPVVEATTEVEAPAAPAVELAPIEQAPAAEVAPVVAEQPQVEVAAEPAVTVEAQPVVAEQPVAEPAVQAPVVEETAIEPAQEAPAPAAEPVAIEQPVIAQQPAQAEEPAPAVAPVVTEAPAPVVEAAPVSALTSNGRAPNDPREVRRRKREAERLQKEAELAAAAAPVEAVAAAEPAPVEAPVVVEAAPAPVEAAEAAPAPVTEPVAEQPAPVVEEAPHNVEHAVEHVAHTEEKQHEPKPLA
- a CDS encoding XdhC family protein yields the protein MDSVDLNVLRSVLEWRRAGRGVLLYSVVQTWGSAPRPPGAMLALRDDGVVIGSVSGGCIEDDLISRLGDGRLAPQGPPVQLVTYGVTVEEAARFGLPCGGTLRLTEERVGDPSWVAELLQRCAAHQIVARELNLSTGQVLLKAAGKRDELAFDGVTLRAIYGPRWRLLLIGAGQLSRYVAQMARLLDFEVLVCDPRQEFVHGWEEQDGRLVAGMPDDAVLSIEPDERTAVVALTHDPRLDDMALLTALDSPAFYVGALGSRVNSQKRRDNLALLGLSSAAIERLHGPVGLHIGSHTPAEIALSLMAQIVALKNGVEPLSQQPVARVAEVAG
- the rluC gene encoding 23S rRNA pseudouridine(955/2504/2580) synthase RluC → MTTTAPSTPGVQLLEVSPEYAGQRIDNFLLARLKGVPKTLIYRILRKGEVRVNKGRIKPEYKLQAGDVVRVPPVRVPERDEPVPLAQGLLQRLEASIVFEDKALIVINKPAGIAVHGGSGLNFGVIEAFRQLRPDAKELELVHRLDRDTSGLLMIAKKRSMLRHLHAALRGDGVDKRYMALVRGHWATALKQVRAPLLKSNLRSGERMVEVNEEGKEALTVFKVLRRFGEFATMVEAKPVTGRTHQIRVHTLHAGHCIAGDSKYGDDDFTREIRELGGKRLFLHAYMLTVPLPDGGELKLQAPVDEMWAKTVERLSAP